A part of Perognathus longimembris pacificus isolate PPM17 chromosome 16, ASM2315922v1, whole genome shotgun sequence genomic DNA contains:
- the Tmem271 gene encoding transmembrane protein 271 — MKWSVRGACAALASCLLLACALSAAAVGLKCFSLGSELRGEPFRLGAAAGAFYSGLLLAAGLSLLGAALLCCGPREAPLAGPPGPEPGPGLGAPAAPAGAPEASPGEAGPAAGPPGPVNSQNLLLLGVLVFMLGVLSAFAGAVIDGDTVSLVERKYSHYCLPSRTPAAAPGPAPGAAAPGPGPAPGAPRSRSALDSATSAKCRQLKDYQRGLVLSTVFNSLECLLGLLSLLLVKNYKSSQARRGRRGRRRAGRALARSRGGPGLRVQPPASRARRGRRGRRGRRLQPRPSEASILSPEESDFSAPGDCAGFAPLHAVSYINVGVFHAFDEAGVEVCCGGHPSVELPGYAPSDPDLNASYPYCCRPPPCEAAARPWEPSRAC, encoded by the coding sequence GCGCGCTCAGCGCCGCCGCCGTGGGTCTCAAGTGCTTCTCCCTGGGCTCGGAGCTCCGCGGGGAGCCGTTCCGGCTCGGGGCGGCCGCCGGAGCCTTCTACTCCGGGCTGCTGCTGGCCGCCGGCCTCTCGCTCCTCGGCGCCGCCCTTCTGTGCTGCGGACCCCGGGAGGCGCCCCTCGCTGGGCCCCCAGGGCCGGAACCCGGCCCCGGGCTCGGGGCGCCCGCAGCTCCCGCGGGCGCTCCAGAGGCCTCGCCGGGCgaggcggggccggcggccgggCCCCCGGGGCCGGTCAACAGTCAGAACCTGCTGCTGCTGGGCGTCCTGGTCTTCATGCTCGGGGTCCTCAGCGCCTTCGCGGGCGCGGTGATCGACGGCGACACCGTGTCCCTGGTGGAACGCAAGTACTCCCACTACTGCCTGCCGTCGCGCACGCCGGCggcggcccccggcccggccccgggcgccgcggcccccggccccggcccggccccgggcgcGCCGCGCTCCCGCAGCGCCCTGGACAGCGCCACGTCTGCCAAGTGCCGCCAGCTGAAGGACTACCAGCGCGGCCTGGTGCTCTCCACCGTCTTCAACTCGCTCGAGTGCCTGCTGGGCCTGCTCAGCCTTCTGCTGGTCAAGAACTACAAGTCGTCCCAGGCCCGGCGCGGCCGGCGCGGCCGGCGGAGGGCAGGACGCGCCCTGGCGCGTTCCCGAGGCGGCCCCGGGCTCCGCGTGCAGCCGCCGGCCTcccgggcgcggcggggccggcggggccggcggggccggcGCCTGCAGCCGCGGCCGAGCGAGGCCTCCATTCTGTCCCCGGAGGAGTCCGACTTCTCCGCCCCAGGGGACTGCGCGGGCTTCGCCCCGCTCCACGCCGTGTCCTACATCAACGTGGGCGTCTTCCACGCGTTCGACGAGGCGGGAGTGGAGGTGTGCTGCGGAGGGCATCCGTCGGTGGAACTGCCGGGGTACGCGCCCTCGGACCCGGATCTCAACGCCTCCTACCCGTACTGCTGCCGGCCGCCGCCGTGTGAGGCAGCGGCGCGCCCCTGGGAGCCGAGCCGGGCCTGCTGA